In one Curtobacterium citreum genomic region, the following are encoded:
- the tyrS gene encoding tyrosine--tRNA ligase, translated as MSSATDHDVLTRQRNDPTFASVWDELRWRGLVHVSTDETALKEALDGEPVTYYCGFDPTAPSLHCGNLLQLLTMRRLQLAGHRPLALVGGSTGLIGDPRPTAERTLNTRETVADWVSRLQAQVSRFLSADGDNGVRLVNNLDWTSPLTAIDFLREVGKYFRVNSMLKKDAVAARLNSDAGISYTEFSYQILQGLDYRELYRQYGCTLQTGGSDQWGNLTSGTELIRRSEGASVHAIGTPLITNSDGTKFGKSEGNAIWLDPEMTSPYAFYQFWLNTADADVIDRLREFTFLSREEIERLERAVADEPFRREAQRTLAYDVTATVHGHDATQAAIDASAALFGNGDLAALDAETLGAAVAELPGSVALEGDADVARALVETGLVKSLGEARRAIDQGGVYVNNARAEDATAPLSGLALPGGVVVLRRGKKTLAGVTLS; from the coding sequence GTGTCCAGCGCAACCGATCACGATGTCCTGACACGTCAGCGGAACGACCCCACCTTCGCCTCGGTGTGGGACGAACTGCGCTGGCGTGGTCTGGTGCACGTCTCCACCGACGAGACGGCACTCAAGGAGGCCCTCGACGGCGAGCCGGTCACCTACTACTGCGGCTTCGACCCGACCGCCCCGTCGCTGCACTGCGGCAACCTGCTGCAGCTGCTGACCATGCGGCGGCTGCAGCTCGCCGGGCACCGGCCCCTCGCGCTCGTCGGCGGGTCGACCGGACTCATCGGTGACCCGCGCCCGACGGCAGAGCGCACGCTGAACACCCGCGAGACCGTCGCGGACTGGGTGTCGCGGCTGCAGGCCCAGGTGTCGCGGTTCCTCAGCGCGGACGGCGACAACGGCGTCCGGCTCGTGAACAACCTCGACTGGACGTCGCCGCTGACGGCGATCGACTTCCTGCGCGAGGTCGGCAAGTACTTCCGCGTCAACAGCATGCTCAAGAAGGACGCCGTCGCCGCGCGCCTGAACTCCGATGCGGGCATCAGCTACACGGAGTTCAGCTACCAGATCCTGCAGGGACTCGACTACCGCGAGCTGTACCGGCAGTACGGGTGCACGCTCCAGACGGGCGGCTCCGACCAGTGGGGCAACCTGACGTCGGGCACGGAACTGATCCGGCGGTCCGAGGGTGCCTCGGTGCACGCCATCGGGACGCCGCTCATCACGAACTCCGACGGCACGAAGTTCGGCAAGAGCGAGGGCAACGCGATCTGGCTCGACCCGGAGATGACGTCGCCGTACGCCTTCTACCAGTTCTGGCTCAACACCGCGGACGCGGACGTGATCGACCGGCTGCGGGAGTTCACGTTCCTGTCCCGCGAGGAGATCGAGCGGCTCGAGCGCGCCGTCGCCGACGAGCCCTTCCGACGCGAGGCCCAGCGGACGCTGGCGTACGACGTCACCGCGACCGTGCACGGGCACGACGCCACCCAGGCCGCGATCGACGCCTCGGCCGCGCTGTTCGGCAACGGCGACCTCGCGGCACTGGACGCGGAGACCCTGGGGGCCGCGGTGGCCGAGCTGCCCGGTTCGGTGGCACTCGAGGGTGACGCCGACGTGGCACGCGCCCTCGTCGAGACCGGACTCGTCAAGTCCCTGGGCGAGGCGCGACGCGCGATCGACCAGGGCGGTGTGTACGTGAACAACGCACGCGCCGAGGACGCGACCGCACCGCTGTCCGGGCTCGCGCTCCCCGGTGGCGTGGTCGTCCTGCGCCGGGGGAAGAAGACGCTCGCCGGCGTGACCCTGTCCTGA
- the argH gene encoding argininosuccinate lyase gives MSDANQPTKTDATNTGALWGARFADGPSAELAALSRSTQFDWQLAPYDIAGSRAHARALHTAGYLTADELERMLAGLDRLETAHADGSLQPADGDEDVHGALERLLIADLGPELGGKLRAGRSRNDQIATLGRMHMLDHARRIGHLVIDLVDALSQQANEHPGAIMPGRTHLQHAQPVLLAHHLLAHAWPLVRDLERLRDWADRASVSPYGAGALAGSSLGLDPTAIAHELGFARPADNSIDATAARDVVAEFAFVLAQVGIDVSRLAEEVILWNTKEFGFVRLHDAFSTGSSIMPQKKNPDIAELARGKSGRLVGNLTGLLATLKGLPLAYNRDLQEDKEPVFDSVAQLEVLLPAFTGMIATLTFDTDRMAALAPQGFSLATDVAEWLVRQGVPFRDAHEVSGALVRHCEERGIELDEPTDDEYRAVSPHLTPEVRGVLTIEGSVASRSGVGGTAPDRVAEQLASLTRRVHDLAAGAPFAR, from the coding sequence ATGAGCGACGCGAACCAGCCGACCAAGACCGACGCCACCAACACGGGCGCCCTCTGGGGTGCCCGCTTCGCCGACGGGCCGAGCGCCGAGCTCGCCGCGCTGTCCCGATCGACGCAGTTCGACTGGCAGCTCGCCCCGTACGACATCGCCGGGTCCCGGGCTCACGCCCGTGCCCTGCACACCGCTGGGTACCTGACCGCGGACGAACTCGAGCGGATGCTCGCGGGACTGGACCGCCTCGAGACCGCCCACGCCGACGGCTCGCTGCAGCCCGCGGACGGCGACGAGGACGTGCACGGCGCCCTCGAACGCCTGCTCATCGCCGACCTCGGCCCGGAGCTCGGCGGCAAGCTCCGCGCCGGCCGCAGCCGGAACGACCAGATCGCGACGCTGGGGCGCATGCACATGCTCGACCACGCGCGCCGGATCGGGCACCTCGTGATCGACCTGGTCGACGCGCTCAGCCAGCAGGCCAACGAGCACCCCGGCGCGATCATGCCCGGCCGGACCCACCTGCAGCACGCGCAGCCCGTGCTCCTCGCGCACCACCTGCTCGCGCACGCGTGGCCGCTCGTCCGCGACCTCGAACGCCTCCGCGACTGGGCCGACCGCGCGAGCGTCAGCCCGTACGGCGCCGGGGCCCTCGCCGGCAGCTCGCTCGGGCTCGACCCGACGGCCATCGCGCACGAGCTCGGCTTCGCCCGCCCGGCGGACAACTCGATCGACGCCACGGCCGCTCGCGACGTCGTCGCCGAGTTCGCGTTCGTGCTCGCGCAGGTCGGCATCGACGTCTCCCGCCTGGCCGAGGAGGTCATCCTCTGGAACACGAAGGAGTTCGGCTTCGTCCGGCTGCACGACGCGTTCTCGACCGGGTCGAGCATCATGCCGCAGAAGAAGAACCCGGACATCGCCGAGCTCGCACGCGGCAAGTCCGGGCGCCTCGTCGGCAACCTCACCGGGCTGCTCGCGACGCTGAAGGGCCTGCCGCTCGCGTACAACCGTGACCTGCAGGAGGACAAGGAGCCCGTGTTCGACTCGGTCGCGCAGCTCGAGGTCCTGCTCCCGGCGTTCACCGGCATGATCGCGACGCTCACCTTCGACACCGACCGCATGGCCGCCCTCGCGCCGCAGGGCTTCTCGCTCGCGACCGACGTCGCCGAGTGGCTCGTCCGCCAGGGGGTGCCGTTCCGTGACGCGCACGAGGTCTCCGGCGCCCTCGTGCGGCACTGCGAGGAACGCGGCATCGAGCTCGACGAGCCGACCGACGACGAGTACCGCGCGGTGTCCCCGCACCTCACGCCCGAGGTCCGCGGCGTCCTGACGATCGAGGGCAGCGTCGCGTCGCGGTCCGGCGTCGGCGGCACCGCGCCCGACCGGGTCGCCGAGCAGCTCGCGTCGCTGACCCGGCGCGTCCACGACCTCGCCGCGGGGGCGCCGTTCGCGCGATGA
- a CDS encoding DNA-3-methyladenine glycosylase, with amino-acid sequence MTSPLHALLELPAPTSAPALLGATITGKGVALRITEVEAYWGPSDPGSHGHRGMTERNRHLFGAPGTLYAYRSYGIHTCVNVVSGPEGTSSGSLLRAAEVVDGVPVARGRRGDRPADTALARGPGNLGTALGAVLGTDDGTSLLDGSGPYVLALAPGLEARITADGPAAVVDALLSAGSGAAGPRIARGPRTGVGGVAGGAAFPWRFWLAGDPTVSAYRRHKGALD; translated from the coding sequence ATGACCTCGCCGCTCCACGCCCTGCTCGAGCTGCCGGCGCCGACCTCGGCGCCGGCGCTCCTCGGCGCGACGATCACGGGCAAGGGCGTCGCCCTCCGCATCACCGAGGTCGAGGCGTACTGGGGTCCTTCCGACCCGGGCTCGCACGGGCACCGCGGCATGACCGAGCGCAACCGGCACCTGTTCGGCGCCCCGGGGACCCTCTACGCCTACCGCTCGTACGGCATCCACACGTGCGTCAACGTCGTGAGCGGCCCCGAGGGCACCTCCTCGGGGTCGCTCCTGCGGGCCGCCGAGGTCGTGGACGGCGTCCCGGTAGCGCGTGGCCGCCGCGGTGACCGCCCGGCGGACACGGCGTTGGCCCGTGGCCCCGGCAACCTCGGCACCGCGCTCGGCGCGGTCCTCGGGACGGACGACGGCACGTCACTGCTCGACGGCTCCGGCCCCTACGTGCTCGCCCTGGCACCCGGCCTGGAGGCGCGGATCACCGCCGACGGGCCCGCTGCGGTCGTCGACGCGCTCCTGTCCGCAGGATCCGGCGCGGCCGGGCCGCGCATCGCGCGCGGGCCGCGGACGGGCGTCGGCGGCGTCGCCGGCGGCGCCGCCTTCCCCTGGCGCTTCTGGCTGGCGGGCGACCCCACGGTGTCCGCGTACCGACGACACAAGGGTGCCCTCGACTGA
- the argF gene encoding ornithine carbamoyltransferase — MTRHFLRDDDLTQAEQSAILDLAARMKADRWGEKPLAGPQSVAVIFDKSSTRTRVSFHVGISDLGGSPLVITTANSQLGGKETPSDTARVLERMVSAIVWRTYAQSGLEEMAEGTRVPVVNALSDDFHPCQLLADLLTIREHRGALAGQTVAFVGDGASNMAQSYLLAGATAGMHVRVAAPAAFSPEAVVVSDAERRAAETGGSVLVVTDPVAAVADADVVVTDTWVSMGKEDEKQSRLETFAGYRVDDELLAHAADDAVFMHCLPADRGYEVTAEVIDGPRSIIWDEAENRLHAQKALLAWLLAAA; from the coding sequence ATGACCCGCCACTTCCTCCGGGACGACGACCTCACCCAGGCCGAGCAGTCCGCGATCCTCGACCTCGCCGCGCGCATGAAGGCCGACCGCTGGGGCGAGAAGCCGCTCGCCGGCCCGCAGTCGGTCGCGGTGATCTTCGACAAGTCGTCCACCCGCACCCGGGTGTCCTTCCACGTCGGGATCTCCGACCTCGGCGGCAGCCCGCTCGTGATCACCACGGCGAACAGCCAGCTCGGCGGCAAGGAGACCCCGTCGGACACGGCTCGCGTGCTCGAGCGCATGGTGTCGGCGATCGTGTGGCGCACCTACGCCCAGTCCGGGCTCGAGGAGATGGCCGAGGGTACCCGCGTGCCCGTCGTCAACGCGCTGTCCGACGACTTCCACCCGTGCCAGCTCCTCGCCGACCTGCTCACCATCCGCGAGCACCGCGGTGCCCTGGCCGGACAGACGGTCGCCTTCGTCGGCGACGGCGCGAGCAACATGGCGCAGTCGTACCTGCTCGCGGGTGCCACCGCCGGCATGCACGTCCGCGTCGCCGCCCCCGCGGCCTTCAGCCCGGAAGCCGTGGTCGTCAGCGACGCCGAGCGCCGAGCCGCCGAGACGGGCGGGTCGGTCCTCGTCGTGACGGACCCGGTCGCCGCGGTCGCCGATGCGGACGTCGTCGTGACCGACACATGGGTCTCGATGGGCAAGGAGGACGAGAAGCAGTCGCGCCTCGAGACCTTCGCGGGCTACCGCGTGGACGACGAACTGCTCGCGCACGCCGCGGACGACGCCGTCTTCATGCACTGCCTGCCGGCGGACCGTGGGTACGAGGTGACCGCAGAGGTCATCGACGGTCCGCGCAGCATCATCTGGGACGAGGCGGAGAACCGGCTGCACGCCCAGAAGGCCCTGCTCGCCTGGCTGCTCGCCGCCGCCTGA
- the argB gene encoding acetylglutamate kinase, protein MSDLTKEEEHELAAVKAATLIESLPWLKRFSGKTVVVKFGGNAMVNDDLKRAFAEDMVYLRYAGLHPVVVHGGGPQISAALKEQGIESEFRGGYRVTTTEAITVVREVLAGEVNREIVDLMNEHGDGLAVGVSGDGGSLFTGEKKGVVVDGEHFDLGHVGDITHVDPSGVLAAIEAGRIPVVSSIAIDDAHPDQALNVNADAAAGALAIALGAAKLLMLTDVPGLYRNWPDRDSIIDLIAVEELRELLPSLESGMIPKMTACLDAVVGGVGGATIIDGRIPHSILLEVFTLRGAGTEVIPDPSRRTENQNTHAEVGRRVPESAADPGRHAADADTTQKGNEQ, encoded by the coding sequence ATGAGCGACCTCACCAAGGAAGAAGAGCACGAGCTCGCCGCCGTCAAGGCCGCGACGCTCATCGAGTCCCTGCCGTGGCTGAAGCGGTTCTCCGGCAAGACGGTCGTCGTGAAGTTCGGCGGCAACGCCATGGTGAACGACGACCTGAAGCGCGCGTTCGCGGAGGACATGGTCTACCTCCGGTACGCCGGCCTGCACCCGGTCGTGGTGCACGGCGGCGGCCCGCAGATCTCCGCCGCACTCAAGGAGCAGGGCATCGAGTCCGAGTTCCGGGGCGGCTACCGGGTCACGACCACCGAGGCGATCACGGTCGTCCGCGAGGTCCTGGCCGGCGAGGTGAACCGCGAGATCGTCGACCTGATGAACGAGCACGGCGACGGCCTGGCGGTCGGGGTGTCCGGTGACGGCGGTTCGCTGTTCACCGGCGAGAAGAAGGGCGTCGTCGTGGACGGCGAGCACTTCGACCTCGGCCACGTCGGCGACATCACGCACGTCGACCCGTCCGGCGTCCTGGCCGCGATCGAAGCCGGCCGCATCCCGGTCGTGTCGAGCATCGCGATCGACGACGCCCACCCGGACCAGGCCCTCAACGTGAACGCCGACGCCGCGGCCGGCGCACTCGCGATCGCCCTCGGCGCCGCGAAGCTGCTCATGCTGACCGACGTGCCCGGCCTCTACCGCAACTGGCCGGACCGGGACTCGATCATCGACCTCATCGCGGTCGAGGAACTCCGGGAGCTCCTGCCGAGCCTCGAGTCCGGCATGATCCCGAAGATGACCGCGTGCCTGGACGCCGTGGTCGGCGGTGTCGGCGGTGCGACGATCATCGACGGTCGCATCCCGCACTCGATCCTGCTCGAGGTCTTCACCCTCCGCGGCGCGGGGACCGAGGTCATCCCGGACCCGAGCCGTCGCACCGAGAACCAGAACACCCACGCCGAGGTCGGCCGACGGGTCCCCGAGTCCGCAGCGGACCCGGGCCGGCACGCAGCCGACGCCGACACCACGCAGAAGGGGAACGAGCAGTGA
- a CDS encoding N-acetyl-gamma-glutamyl-phosphate reductase, with product MSVSVAVAGASGYAGGELLRVLAAHPEFDVRTVTAYSNAGQPLIATQPHLRSLAHLTLVETTAEHLRGHDVVFLALPHGQSGAITAELDEDTLVVDCGADHRLTDPAAWDAFYGGDYHGAWTYGLPELLHAAPTPGSAEEWRDVDDIAGTGRQRTELAATKRIAVPGCNVTAVTLGIQPGVQAGLVESDDIVAVLSVGPSGAGKKLATTYLASEIMGSASAYAVGGTHRHIPEIQQNLLAAGAGDVTISFTPVLVPMSRGILATTTARLAPGVSARDVRLAWEQAYADEPFVHLLPQGEFPRTADTVGANTCLVGLAVDEAAGRVVAVSALDNLAKGTAGAAVQSANIALGFPETLGLSVDGVAP from the coding sequence ATGTCCGTATCCGTCGCCGTGGCGGGAGCCTCCGGCTACGCGGGTGGTGAGCTCCTGCGCGTGCTCGCCGCCCATCCGGAGTTCGACGTCAGGACGGTGACCGCGTACTCCAACGCCGGTCAGCCGCTCATCGCGACCCAGCCGCACCTGCGATCGCTGGCCCACCTGACGCTCGTCGAGACGACCGCGGAGCACCTGCGCGGGCACGACGTGGTCTTCCTCGCGCTGCCGCACGGGCAGTCCGGGGCGATCACGGCGGAGCTGGACGAGGACACCCTCGTGGTGGACTGCGGTGCGGACCACCGGCTGACCGACCCCGCGGCGTGGGACGCGTTCTACGGCGGCGACTACCACGGCGCGTGGACGTACGGGCTGCCGGAGCTGCTGCACGCGGCGCCGACGCCGGGTTCGGCGGAGGAGTGGCGCGACGTCGACGACATCGCCGGCACCGGGCGCCAGCGCACCGAGCTCGCCGCGACGAAGCGCATCGCGGTCCCCGGGTGCAACGTGACAGCCGTCACCCTGGGCATCCAGCCGGGCGTCCAGGCCGGGCTCGTCGAGTCGGACGACATCGTCGCCGTGCTCAGCGTCGGGCCGAGCGGAGCGGGCAAGAAGCTCGCGACCACGTACCTGGCCTCCGAGATCATGGGCTCCGCGAGCGCGTACGCCGTCGGTGGGACCCACCGGCACATCCCGGAGATCCAGCAGAACCTGTTGGCCGCAGGGGCTGGCGACGTGACGATCTCGTTCACCCCCGTGCTCGTCCCGATGTCGCGGGGGATCCTCGCGACGACGACGGCCCGGCTCGCGCCCGGCGTGAGCGCCCGGGACGTCCGGCTGGCCTGGGAGCAGGCGTACGCGGACGAGCCGTTCGTGCACCTCCTGCCGCAGGGCGAGTTCCCGCGGACGGCCGACACCGTCGGCGCGAACACCTGCCTGGTCGGACTCGCCGTCGACGAGGCCGCCGGCCGCGTCGTCGCGGTCTCGGCCCTCGACAACCTCGCGAAGGGGACCGCCGGTGCCGCGGTCCAGTCCGCGAACATCGCCCTCGGCTTCCCCGAGACCCTGGGCCTCAGCGTGGACGGAGTCGCACCGTGA
- the argJ gene encoding bifunctional glutamate N-acetyltransferase/amino-acid acetyltransferase ArgJ — protein MTDVTETDDAGTSLQGVTAAAGFRAAGVTAGLKESGKPDVALVVNDGPDAAVAAVFTTNRAQAHPVIWSRQVVGDGTARAVVLNSGGANCFTGPFGFQTTHLTAEAVGDALGVGAGDVVVCSTGLIGRGDQTFRDGVLRGVDLAAAALSADGGPDAAAAIMTTDTRAKQSVVTEDGWTVGGMAKGAGMLAPGLATMLVVITTDAVQTPAQLDDALRAATRVTFDRVDSDGCMSTNDTVVLLSSGASGVTPEVGDFQEALTAVCADLARQLQQDAEGASHDITIAVTGAVSEDDAVEVGRSVARNNLFKAAVFGNDPNWGRVLAAIGTTDAEFDPYAVDVSMNGVRVCHAGAPDRPVDEVDLSPRETHVLIELGVGPHAATILTNDLTHDYVHENSAYSS, from the coding sequence GTGACCGACGTGACCGAGACGGACGACGCAGGCACGAGCCTCCAGGGCGTGACCGCGGCAGCGGGGTTCCGCGCCGCGGGCGTGACCGCCGGTCTCAAGGAGAGCGGCAAGCCCGACGTCGCGCTCGTCGTCAACGACGGACCGGACGCCGCGGTGGCCGCGGTGTTCACCACGAACCGTGCGCAGGCGCACCCCGTGATCTGGTCGCGCCAGGTCGTCGGCGACGGGACCGCCCGCGCCGTCGTGCTGAACTCCGGCGGTGCGAACTGCTTCACCGGGCCGTTCGGCTTCCAGACCACCCACCTGACGGCCGAGGCCGTCGGCGACGCCCTCGGCGTCGGTGCGGGCGACGTCGTCGTCTGCTCGACCGGCCTCATCGGCCGCGGCGACCAGACCTTCCGCGACGGTGTGCTCCGCGGGGTCGACCTCGCAGCTGCCGCGCTGTCCGCGGACGGCGGGCCGGACGCCGCCGCGGCGATCATGACGACCGACACCCGCGCGAAGCAGTCGGTCGTGACCGAGGACGGCTGGACCGTCGGCGGCATGGCAAAGGGTGCGGGGATGCTCGCGCCGGGGCTCGCGACGATGCTCGTGGTGATCACCACGGACGCCGTGCAGACCCCGGCCCAGCTCGACGACGCCCTGCGCGCCGCGACCCGCGTCACCTTCGACCGCGTGGACTCCGACGGCTGCATGTCGACGAACGACACCGTCGTGCTGCTGTCGTCCGGCGCGAGCGGAGTCACCCCGGAGGTCGGTGACTTCCAGGAGGCACTGACGGCCGTCTGCGCGGACCTCGCCCGACAGCTCCAGCAGGACGCCGAGGGTGCGAGCCACGACATCACGATCGCGGTGACCGGCGCGGTGTCCGAGGACGACGCGGTCGAGGTCGGCCGGAGCGTCGCCCGGAACAACCTGTTCAAGGCCGCGGTGTTCGGCAACGACCCCAACTGGGGGCGGGTGCTCGCCGCGATCGGCACGACCGACGCCGAGTTCGACCCGTACGCCGTCGACGTGAGCATGAACGGCGTCCGGGTGTGCCACGCGGGCGCGCCCGACCGACCCGTCGACGAGGTCGACCTCAGCCCGCGCGAGACGCACGTGCTCATCGAGCTCGGGGTCGGTCCGCACGCCGCGACGATCCTGACGAACGACCTGACGCACGACTACGTCCACGAGAACAGCGCGTACTCCAGCTGA
- a CDS encoding argininosuccinate synthase domain-containing protein codes for MTDRIVVAASAGVDPAEAVARLAHSGPADDHTALGPSDREVIALVVDVGGRSRDVDQVRDRARAAGAVDAIVVDAKTEYAERYVVPALRANALDTGRSLVPALRRPLVAAHLVTTARQLGAGLVAHATAAPDEPALAALVGGVDPDLEVVPVPPDAVPTGAEQDLWGRLVPATGTTGPAAGPPTGTATDPADDPWTAPTDTGWLRTQDPVTVPDPDEVTVTFEHGVPVALDGQRFGIVRLLQELDALAGRHGIGRHDVVVDLRDGRKARHVAETPAATALTVAHRDLERLTLERDVAVFSRGVEAEWARLVVDGAWNSGLRRGLDAFLEQTQQHVSGEVRLRLHGGGAVVTGRRSEQSLYDFELAAAPGATSLADAWARPGRTAARRNRAN; via the coding sequence GTGACCGACCGCATCGTCGTGGCGGCCTCAGCCGGCGTCGATCCCGCCGAGGCCGTCGCCCGGCTCGCCCACAGCGGCCCCGCGGACGACCACACTGCGCTCGGCCCGTCCGACCGCGAGGTCATCGCGCTCGTCGTCGACGTCGGCGGGCGGAGCCGCGACGTCGATCAGGTGCGGGACCGCGCCCGAGCGGCCGGAGCCGTCGACGCGATCGTCGTCGACGCGAAGACGGAGTACGCCGAGCGGTACGTGGTTCCCGCCCTGCGCGCGAACGCCCTCGACACGGGGCGCTCGCTCGTCCCCGCGCTCCGACGGCCCCTCGTCGCCGCCCACCTGGTGACGACCGCCCGGCAGCTCGGCGCCGGGCTGGTCGCACACGCGACGGCCGCCCCGGACGAGCCGGCCCTCGCCGCCCTGGTCGGCGGCGTGGACCCGGACCTCGAGGTCGTGCCGGTGCCGCCGGACGCGGTCCCGACGGGGGCGGAGCAGGACCTGTGGGGCCGACTCGTCCCGGCGACCGGCACGACCGGCCCGGCGGCGGGACCGCCGACCGGCACGGCGACCGACCCCGCGGACGACCCCTGGACCGCGCCGACCGACACCGGGTGGCTGCGCACGCAGGACCCCGTCACCGTCCCGGACCCCGACGAGGTCACCGTGACGTTCGAGCACGGCGTCCCCGTCGCCCTGGACGGTCAGCGCTTCGGGATCGTCCGGCTCCTGCAGGAACTCGACGCCCTCGCGGGACGGCACGGGATCGGCCGGCACGACGTGGTCGTGGACCTGCGTGACGGCCGCAAGGCCCGGCACGTCGCCGAGACCCCGGCCGCGACGGCCCTGACGGTCGCGCACCGGGACCTCGAACGGCTCACGCTCGAGCGGGACGTCGCCGTGTTCTCCCGCGGTGTCGAAGCCGAGTGGGCACGGCTCGTCGTCGACGGCGCATGGAACTCGGGGCTCCGCCGGGGCCTCGACGCGTTCCTGGAGCAGACCCAGCAGCACGTCTCCGGCGAGGTCCGGCTCCGGCTGCACGGCGGCGGAGCGGTGGTCACCGGACGCCGCTCGGAGCAGAGCCTCTACGACTTCGAGCTCGCCGCGGCCCCGGGTGCGACGAGCCTCGCCGACGCCTGGGCCCGCCCGGGCAGGACCGCCGCCCGACGCAACCGGGCCAACTGA
- a CDS encoding acetylornithine transaminase: MSTETQTQTWNDRFGASLMRSLPAPKIMLERGKGCRVWDVDGNEYLDFLAGIAVNSLGHAHPALVEAVADQAAKLVHVSNYFATPPQLELAERLKRITGAGDAGRVYFGNSGAEANEAAFKLARLNKGADGRKTRILALKQGFHGRTMGALALTGKPALQQDFLPMVAGVDHIDSTVQALEAAIDDTVAALIVEPIKGEAGVVDLPEGFLLAARRLTEEHGVLFILDEIQTGVGRTGNWFTFQGHGFTPDAVTIAKGIAGGFPIGALVTFGWASELFSAGQHGSTFGGNPLGTRVANAVLAEIERADLVAGAVTKGERIRAGIASLGSPLVDEVRGTGLLIGVGLAAPVAAAVNAAALERGLIINAPNESSLRIAPPLIVSDAEIDEFVSILGQSLAAVAVQETSA; this comes from the coding sequence GTGAGCACCGAGACGCAGACCCAGACCTGGAACGACCGGTTCGGGGCGTCGCTCATGCGATCCCTGCCCGCCCCGAAGATCATGCTCGAGCGTGGGAAGGGCTGCCGTGTCTGGGACGTCGACGGCAACGAGTACCTGGACTTCCTCGCCGGCATCGCGGTGAACTCCCTCGGCCACGCGCACCCGGCGCTCGTCGAGGCGGTCGCCGACCAGGCCGCCAAGCTCGTGCACGTCTCCAACTACTTCGCGACCCCGCCGCAGCTCGAGCTCGCCGAGCGGCTGAAGCGCATCACCGGCGCCGGGGACGCCGGACGCGTGTACTTCGGCAACTCCGGGGCCGAGGCGAACGAGGCCGCCTTCAAGCTCGCGCGCCTGAACAAGGGCGCCGACGGTCGCAAGACCCGCATCCTCGCGCTCAAGCAGGGCTTCCACGGCCGCACCATGGGCGCCCTCGCGCTGACCGGCAAGCCCGCGCTGCAGCAGGACTTCCTGCCGATGGTGGCCGGCGTGGACCACATCGACTCCACGGTCCAGGCACTCGAGGCCGCGATCGACGACACCGTGGCGGCCCTCATCGTCGAGCCGATCAAGGGCGAAGCCGGGGTGGTGGACCTGCCCGAGGGCTTCCTGCTCGCGGCCCGTCGCCTGACCGAGGAGCACGGCGTGCTGTTCATCCTCGACGAGATCCAGACCGGGGTCGGCCGGACCGGCAACTGGTTCACCTTCCAGGGCCACGGGTTCACGCCGGACGCGGTCACGATCGCCAAGGGCATCGCCGGGGGCTTCCCGATCGGCGCCCTCGTCACCTTCGGCTGGGCCTCGGAGCTCTTCTCCGCCGGGCAGCACGGGTCGACCTTCGGCGGGAACCCGCTCGGCACGCGGGTCGCGAACGCGGTCCTCGCGGAGATCGAGCGGGCCGACCTGGTCGCCGGTGCCGTCACGAAGGGCGAGCGCATCCGCGCCGGCATCGCGAGCCTCGGTTCGCCGCTGGTGGACGAGGTCCGCGGGACGGGTCTGCTCATCGGCGTCGGGCTGGCCGCCCCGGTCGCCGCCGCCGTCAACGCCGCCGCGCTCGAGCGCGGTCTCATCATCAACGCCCCGAACGAGTCGAGCCTGCGCATCGCGCCGCCGCTCATCGTGTCCGACGCCGAGATCGACGAGTTCGTGTCGATCCTCGGCCAGAGCCTCGCGGCCGTCGCCGTCCAGGAGACCTCAGCATGA